The Daucus carota subsp. sativus chromosome 7, DH1 v3.0, whole genome shotgun sequence genome window below encodes:
- the LOC108194612 gene encoding uncharacterized protein LOC108194612 encodes MNLVTTVKRKLQNLRENGWDELLEDVSDFCLKHNIVVPVMEDNVAGRIRGKNASTYYHHFRVVIYCKLIDRISQEMDNRFSKSSTELLMCIACLDPKNGFSNFCLSRVVRLVELYPLEFSPSDQMEFKEEVKTWVSQMRTNERFSKLHNIGEVAKNMVEVGYHMSFPFVYLLIELILVLLVATATVERAFSVMNIVKPNLRNKMGDDFLTDCLVCYFEKDLFTAVDNESIIQNFQNMTTRKADLSHLRTG; translated from the coding sequence ATGAATTTGGTTACAACTGTAAAAAGGAAACTGCAGAATTTAAGAGAAAATGGATGGGATGAACTACTTGAAGATGTTTCtgatttttgtttaaaacaCAATATTGTTGTTCCTGTTATGGAAGATAATGTGGCAGGCCGTATACGTGGTAAAAATGCAAGTACGTATTACCATCATTTTAGAGTTGtaatatattgtaaattaattgATCGTATTAGTCAAGAGATGGATAATcgtttttcaaaatcaagtaCAGAACTTCTTATGTGTATAGCATGTCTCGATCCCAAAAATGGTTTCTCAAATTTCTGTCTTTCAAGAGTGGTTCGATTAGTTGAATTATATCCATTAGAATTTTCACCATCCGATCAGATGGAGTTTAAAGAGGAAGTGAAGACATGGGTTTCTCAAATGAGAACTAATGAAAGATTTTCTAAGTTGCACAATATTGGGGAGGTTGCAAAGAACATGGTGGAGGTGGGTTATCACATGAGTTTTCCTTTCGTATATCTTTTGATtgagttgattttagttttgcTGGTTGCCACTGCTACTGTGGAACGCGCATTTTCAGTAATGAATATTGTTAAGCCGAATCTACGCAACAAAATGGGGGATGATTTCCTTACTGATTGTTTGGTTTGCTATTTTGAAAAGGATCTTTTCACGGCTGTTGATAATGAATCAATTATTCAGAATTTTCAGAATATGACGACACGGAAGGCTGATTTATCGCACTTACGCACTGGATAG